CACCGGCGGCAGCATTCATCTGGTGCTGAACAACCAGGTGGGCTTCACCACCAGCAAGCGTGAAGACGCCCGCTCCACCGAGTACTGTACCGATGTAGCGAAGATGATCGACGCCCCGGTGCTGCACGTGAATGGTGACGACCCGGAAGCGGTCGTTCTGGCAGGCCTGCTGGCGGTGGATTACCGCTACGAATTCAAGAAAGATATCGTCATCGATCTGGTGTGTTACCGCCGTCGCGGCCACAACGAGACTGACGATCCCTCCGGCACCCAGCCGCTGATGTATCAGACCATTCGCAAGCACAAGACCGCGCGTACCCTGTACGCGGAAAAGCTGATTGCCGAAGGGGTTCTGGACAAGGCGGCGGCCGACAAGCTTGCCAATGACTACCGCGATAAGCTGGACCGCGGTGAAGATGTGGCGACGGGCCTCGTCAAAGAGCCGGATTCCTCCATGTTTGTGGATTGGCGCCCGTATCTGAACCACGAGTGGACTGCCGAAGGCGACACCAGCTTCCCGTTGACCAAGCTGAAAGACGTTGCCACGCGCATGACCACCGTGCCCGACGGCATTGTCATGCAGCGCCAGGTCTCCAAAATTTATGACGACCGCCGCAAAATGGCGGGCGGCGCACTGCCCCTGAACTGGGGTATGGCCGAGACCCTGGCCTACGGCACCCTGCTGGAGCAGGGTTATATGGTCCGCTTCACCGGCGAAGACGTGGGACGCGGTACCTTCTCGCACCGCCACGCGGTCATTCACAGCCAGAAAGACGGCCAGAGTTACGTGCCCCTGCAGCACATGTACGAGGGTCAGCCGCGTTTCGACATTTACGACTCACTGCTGTCGGAAGAAGCGGTCCTGGCGTTTGAATACGGTTACGCCACCACCACCCCGAAATCCCTGGTGGTGTGGGAAGCGCAGTTTGGTGACTTCGCCAACGGCGCCCAGGTGGTTATTGACCAGTTCATCACCTCTGGTGAGCACAAGTGGGGCCGTATGTGCGGCCTGGTAATGCTGCTGCCGCACGGCTATGAAGGCCAGGGACCGGAGCATTCCTCCGCGCGCCTGGAGCGTTTCATGCAGCTGTGTGCCGAGCACAACATCCAGGTGTGTAACGCCACCACGCCGGCTCAGATTTTCCACCTGTTGCGTCGTCAGGCGATCCGCCCGATGCGCCGCCCGCTGGTGATCATGAGCCCGAAATGGATCCTGCGTCACAAGCTGGCTACCTCCAGCCTGGACGAACTGGCCAGTGGCCAGTTCCACAATGTGATCCAGGACGATGGTGTTGATCCCGCCAAGGTGAAGCGCCTGATCATCTGCTCCGGCAAGGTTTACTACCATCTGCTGGAAGCGCGTATGGAGCGTGAACAGGAAGATGTTGCGCTGGTACGACTGGAACAGCTGTATCCCTTCCCGGACGACGAATTCCTGTCTGCGGTCTCCGCATTCAAGAATGTTGAGAGTGTGGCCTGGTGTCAGGAAGAGCCCATGAACCAGGGCGCTTGGTACTCCAGTCAGCACCATCTACGTCGTCTGTTGAAAGAGGCACATCCCAAGTTGGAGCTGGAATATGTCGGCCGCGCAGCGTCTGCTGCACCGGCAGCGGGCTATATGTCTACCCACTTGGAAGAACAGAATACGTTCATCAATGAGGCGCTGACTGTCGAATAAGGCAGCAGTACAACGAAGAGCAAGGCGCCGGTAAATCTGGTGCCCAAGACAATCTCAGGAAACAGGAAAAATGACCATCGAGATTAAAGCGCCAACTTTCCCGGAATCTGTTCAGGACGGCACCGTTGCCACCTGGCACAAACAACCGGGTGAAGCCGTGTCCCGCGATGAACTGATCGTGGATATTGAAACCGACAAAGTGGTGCTGGAAGTTGTTGCACCCGCAGACGGCGCCATCAGCGAAATTATCAAGGGCGAGGGCGACACCGTCCTGTCCAACGAAGTGATCGCCAAGTTTGAAGAAGGCGCGGGTGCGAGTGCCGGTGCTTCTTCCGAGGCCCCGGCTGCGGAGCCCGCCGCCGAAGCCCCGGCTGCTGGCGGCGAAAAAATTGCCATGCCTTCCGCCAAGAAAATGGCAGCGGAAAAAGGCGTAGACCTGGCCGGTGTTGAAGGCACCGGCAAAGGTGGTCGCGTGCTGAAAGAAGACGTGATGAAAGCGGGCACTGCAGCGGCCGCGGCCGCTGCACCGGCTGCTGCCGCTCAGGTTGACGTGGCTCCGGGCGAGCGTGTTGAGAAGCGCGTTCCTATGACTCGTATGCGCAAGCGCATCGCCGAGCGCCTGCTGGATGCCTCCCAGTCTACCGCCATGCTCACCACGTTCAACGAAGTGAACATGAAGCCGGTCATGGACCTGCGCAAGAACTACAAAGACCTGTTCGAGAAGACCCACAACGGCACCCGCCTGGGCTTCATGGGCTTCTTTGTGAAAGCCGCGGTTGAAGCGCTCAAGCGTTACTCTGCAGTGAATGCGTCCATCGATGGTAACGATATTGTTTACCACGGTTATCAGGACATCGGTGTTGCGGTTTCCTCTCCGAAAGGCCTGGTGGTTCCGATTCTGCGTAACGCGGAAAACATGGGCCTGGCCGACATGGAGAACAATATCCGTGATCTGGGCCTGCGCGCTCGTGACGGCAAGCTGTCCATCGAGGAAATGACCGGCGGTACCTTCACCATCACCAACGGTGGTGTGTTTGGCTCCCTGCTGTCGACGCCGATCCTGAATCCACCGCAAACCGCGATTCTCGGTATGCACAAGATCCAGGAGCGCCCGATGGCGGTCAACGGCAAGGTAGAGATTCTGCCGATGATGTATCTGGCGCTGTCTTACGACCACCGCCTGATCGATGGCAAGGAAGCGGTGGGCTTCCTCGTAGCGATCAAGGAAATGATCGAAGATCCGGCACGTATTCTGCTCGAAGTTTAAGTTCAAGTTTTGGAGAAAGGGCGGTTTACCGGGGTAATCGGTAGCCGCCCGACGCATATGAGCCTGTGAATCGCGTCAGGCATCAGCGGCAGCAAGACCGCCTCAGGAGAGCCGGGCAGACTCCCGGCCATGCGGAAACACCGCATTCGTTGAATCCTTTCAAATTTGGAACAGACCATGTCAGAAAAATTTGACGTAATAGTAATTGGCTCCGGCCCCGGTGGTTACGTCGCTGCAATCCGTGCGGCACAGCTGGGCCTGAAAACTGCCTGTGTTGAAAAGTGGACCAACAAGCAAGGCAAGGTCGTGAATGGCGGCACCTGCCTGAACGTGGGCTGCATCCCTTCCAAGGCGCTGCTGGACAGCTCCTGGAAATACCACGAAGCCAAAGACGATTTTGAAGTACACGGTATTGATGCCGGCAAGGTCAAAATTGACGTTAAGAAAATGATCAGCCGTAAGGACGATATCGTCAAAAAGCTGACCGGTGGCGTCGCTGGCCTGTTTATGGCCAACAAGGTGACCTCGATCGAAGGTACCGGCAAGCTGGTTTCCGGTAAGAAAGTTGAAGTCACCGATCACGACGGCAAGACCACCACTTACGAAGCCGAGAATGTCATTCTCGCTTCCGGTTCCGTACCGGTGAACATCCCGCCGGCGCCGGTTGACGACAAAATCATTGTCGACTCTACCGGTGCACTGGAATTCACCGAAGTACCCAAGCGCCTGGGCGTGATCGGTGCTGGTGTTATCGGCCTGGAACTTGGCTCCGTGTGGAACCGCCTCGGTTCCGATGTTGTGGTCCTGGAAGCGCTGGATAACTTCCTCGCCATCATGGATCAGCAGATCGCCAAAGAATCCCAGAAGATCTTCAAGAAGCAGGGCCTGGATATTCGCCTGTCCTGCCGTGTTACCGGTACCGAGGTAAAAGGCAAGGAAGTTGTCGTTACCTACCAGGACAAAGAAGGTAAAGAGCACCAGGAAACCTTCGACAAGCTGATCGTGTGCGTGGGCCGTCGCCCGTACACCGAAGGTCTGCTGTCGGAAGACGCCGGCGTGAAACTGGACGAGCGCGGTTTCATCTACGTCAACGATCTGTGCATGACTTCTGCACCGGGCGTGTGGGCGGTTGGTGATGTGGTGCGCGGCCCGATGCTGGCACACAAGGCCTCGGAAGAAGGTGTCGTGGTTGCCGAGCGCATTGCCGGCCAGAAGCCGATGATGAACTACGACGTGATTCCGAACGTGATCTACACCCACCCGGAGATTGCTGCGGTTGGCCG
This Microbulbifer sp. Q7 DNA region includes the following protein-coding sequences:
- a CDS encoding 2-oxoglutarate dehydrogenase E1 component; translated protein: MHESTMEELWRTSHISGGNAGYVEELYETYLHDPSGVPEEWRSYFDSLPRVNGGDVSHAAIRQHFELLAKNRTRPLAAPGAGSVNVEHERKQIKVLQLINSYRHRGHKKATLDPLGIMAREQVPDLQLNYHGLTEGDFDTTFQTGDLFFANGEATLREIVQGLENTYCGNLGAEIMHLSNLDEQQWFQQRLERSQCKPNFGNDIRTEILQRLSAAEGLERHLDSKYPGTKRFGVEGGESLIPLMDALIRRSGTYSVKEIVIGMAHRGRLNTLVNILGKNPADLFEEFEGKKTLDTSGDVKYHQGFSSNVMTPGGEVHLALAFNPSHLEICAPVVVGSVRARQDRRGDSAGEKVMPINIHGDAAFAGQGVVQETLQMSQTRGYYTGGSIHLVLNNQVGFTTSKREDARSTEYCTDVAKMIDAPVLHVNGDDPEAVVLAGLLAVDYRYEFKKDIVIDLVCYRRRGHNETDDPSGTQPLMYQTIRKHKTARTLYAEKLIAEGVLDKAAADKLANDYRDKLDRGEDVATGLVKEPDSSMFVDWRPYLNHEWTAEGDTSFPLTKLKDVATRMTTVPDGIVMQRQVSKIYDDRRKMAGGALPLNWGMAETLAYGTLLEQGYMVRFTGEDVGRGTFSHRHAVIHSQKDGQSYVPLQHMYEGQPRFDIYDSLLSEEAVLAFEYGYATTTPKSLVVWEAQFGDFANGAQVVIDQFITSGEHKWGRMCGLVMLLPHGYEGQGPEHSSARLERFMQLCAEHNIQVCNATTPAQIFHLLRRQAIRPMRRPLVIMSPKWILRHKLATSSLDELASGQFHNVIQDDGVDPAKVKRLIICSGKVYYHLLEARMEREQEDVALVRLEQLYPFPDDEFLSAVSAFKNVESVAWCQEEPMNQGAWYSSQHHLRRLLKEAHPKLELEYVGRAASAAPAAGYMSTHLEEQNTFINEALTVE
- the odhB gene encoding 2-oxoglutarate dehydrogenase complex dihydrolipoyllysine-residue succinyltransferase codes for the protein MTIEIKAPTFPESVQDGTVATWHKQPGEAVSRDELIVDIETDKVVLEVVAPADGAISEIIKGEGDTVLSNEVIAKFEEGAGASAGASSEAPAAEPAAEAPAAGGEKIAMPSAKKMAAEKGVDLAGVEGTGKGGRVLKEDVMKAGTAAAAAAAPAAAAQVDVAPGERVEKRVPMTRMRKRIAERLLDASQSTAMLTTFNEVNMKPVMDLRKNYKDLFEKTHNGTRLGFMGFFVKAAVEALKRYSAVNASIDGNDIVYHGYQDIGVAVSSPKGLVVPILRNAENMGLADMENNIRDLGLRARDGKLSIEEMTGGTFTITNGGVFGSLLSTPILNPPQTAILGMHKIQERPMAVNGKVEILPMMYLALSYDHRLIDGKEAVGFLVAIKEMIEDPARILLEV
- the lpdA gene encoding dihydrolipoyl dehydrogenase; the encoded protein is MSEKFDVIVIGSGPGGYVAAIRAAQLGLKTACVEKWTNKQGKVVNGGTCLNVGCIPSKALLDSSWKYHEAKDDFEVHGIDAGKVKIDVKKMISRKDDIVKKLTGGVAGLFMANKVTSIEGTGKLVSGKKVEVTDHDGKTTTYEAENVILASGSVPVNIPPAPVDDKIIVDSTGALEFTEVPKRLGVIGAGVIGLELGSVWNRLGSDVVVLEALDNFLAIMDQQIAKESQKIFKKQGLDIRLSCRVTGTEVKGKEVVVTYQDKEGKEHQETFDKLIVCVGRRPYTEGLLSEDAGVKLDERGFIYVNDLCMTSAPGVWAVGDVVRGPMLAHKASEEGVVVAERIAGQKPMMNYDVIPNVIYTHPEIAAVGRTEEQVKADGEPYNVGVFPFAASGRAMAANDTHGMVKIIAHAETDRVLGAHIVGPSAADLVQQVAIAMEFGSSAEDIGMTVFGHPTLSEAVKEAALAVNGHAIHIANRKKRK